One window of bacterium genomic DNA carries:
- the nadC gene encoding carboxylating nicotinate-nucleotide diphosphorylase — protein sequence MDIAPEYLIDIADRALQEDLETGDLTTLATVSPIAKGRAMIRAKADGIISGLDVAALVFYQLDQDGEFLTDLVEGSPIKRGQELIMCQGKLASLLTGERTALNFLMHLSGIATLTAKFVEQVKHTSCQIIDTRKTTPGLRLLEKRAVFSGGGANHRMGLFDMILIKENHIAAAGSLTKAVEKAIEYNQTTAIQRVAIEVETRNLDEVREAASLDIQRLMLDNFDVETARAAVNFLRAANPDLEIEASGNMSLATVKEYAETGVDFISAGALTHSAQWLDLSMKIV from the coding sequence ATGGATATAGCCCCCGAGTACTTAATTGACATAGCTGATCGCGCACTACAAGAAGATTTAGAAACCGGCGATCTTACGACATTGGCAACTGTAAGCCCGATTGCCAAGGGTCGGGCTATGATTCGCGCCAAAGCCGATGGCATCATTTCCGGACTCGACGTTGCCGCGCTCGTGTTCTACCAACTCGATCAGGACGGCGAGTTTCTAACCGACCTTGTCGAAGGTTCCCCCATCAAACGCGGTCAAGAATTGATCATGTGCCAGGGCAAGCTCGCATCATTGCTGACCGGCGAGCGGACGGCGCTTAACTTTCTGATGCATCTGTCAGGGATAGCGACCTTAACAGCGAAATTCGTCGAGCAGGTTAAGCACACCAGCTGCCAAATCATCGATACACGCAAAACTACACCCGGATTGCGGTTATTAGAGAAGCGTGCCGTGTTCTCCGGCGGCGGCGCCAATCATCGAATGGGTTTGTTTGACATGATTCTTATCAAAGAGAACCACATTGCCGCGGCAGGCTCGCTGACTAAGGCAGTTGAAAAAGCCATTGAATACAATCAAACAACAGCCATCCAACGCGTAGCCATCGAAGTCGAAACCAGAAATTTGGACGAAGTCAGGGAGGCCGCGAGCCTCGATATTCAGCGTTTGATGCTGGACAACTTCGATGTCGAAACGGCACGCGCGGCAGTAAACTTCCTCCGCGCGGCAAATCCAGATCTTGAAATTGAAGCCTCCGGCAATATGTCGCTGGCGACTGTCAAGGAATACGCTGAAACCGGAGTCGACTTCATTTCGGCTGGCGCCTTAACACACTCGGCTCAGTGGCTCGATCTTTCTATGAAGATTGTCTGA
- a CDS encoding VOC family protein, whose translation MIRGGNATIFVSSMDQSVQFYTEVLGLKLEYRAGDHWASIDAGDGLKLGLHPSSPSAAAPGTKGSIQIGLMVTETLEKVIAAVSGRGGIFKGEIHDDDAVRIAFIDDPDGNELYLCELKK comes from the coding sequence ATGATTAGAGGCGGCAATGCCACGATATTTGTTTCGAGTATGGATCAATCCGTGCAATTCTACACGGAAGTGCTTGGACTAAAACTGGAGTATCGCGCTGGAGACCACTGGGCCTCAATCGATGCCGGCGACGGACTTAAGCTGGGTCTGCACCCTTCAAGTCCCAGCGCTGCTGCACCGGGCACCAAAGGCTCGATTCAAATCGGATTGATGGTAACGGAAACCTTGGAGAAGGTGATTGCAGCAGTTAGTGGTCGCGGTGGTATCTTCAAAGGCGAAATCCATGACGACGATGCTGTGCGAATAGCATTCATCGACGATCCCGACGGCAACGAACTATATCTCTGTGAACTCAAGAAATAG
- a CDS encoding class I SAM-dependent methyltransferase has product MAKNYEEIYSKSELYWGTKPSDLVKRFAEMAPTGSALDLGMGEGRDALFLAGLGFSVTGVESTKSGVAKCENIARKKSLSIKAVSEDAREFRIAKNRYSLIVAINLFQFLAKADTQLIISKAVEGLKRGGLFLCESFTVDDPHYKVHKKNSKEIAPGTFRDASGNIYSLFGHGELMRMCCAQIAESELKSGLRPIHYAEFDFYDTTHGAPHWHGIVDFVGKKL; this is encoded by the coding sequence ATGGCTAAGAACTACGAAGAAATCTACAGTAAGTCTGAACTTTATTGGGGCACGAAGCCGTCCGATCTGGTCAAACGCTTCGCCGAAATGGCTCCAACTGGCTCCGCGCTGGACCTGGGCATGGGTGAAGGGCGCGATGCGCTCTTTCTTGCCGGGCTTGGATTTTCAGTGACGGGAGTCGAATCCACGAAATCCGGTGTTGCTAAATGCGAGAACATTGCCCGCAAAAAGAGCCTTTCGATTAAAGCTGTCTCTGAAGATGCCCGCGAGTTTCGCATCGCCAAGAATCGCTATTCGCTGATAGTGGCGATTAATCTGTTTCAGTTTCTCGCCAAGGCCGACACGCAGTTGATTATCAGTAAAGCTGTAGAGGGGTTGAAACGCGGAGGTTTGTTTCTCTGCGAGTCGTTCACAGTTGACGACCCGCACTACAAAGTTCACAAGAAGAACTCCAAAGAAATCGCCCCGGGGACATTTCGCGATGCGTCAGGAAATATCTACTCGCTGTTTGGACACGGCGAATTGATGCGGATGTGTTGTGCGCAGATTGCCGAGTCAGAACTCAAATCGGGGCTGCGCCCGATACACTATGCCGAATTCGATTTCTACGACACAACGCACGGCGCTCCTCATTGGCACGGGATAGTCGACTTTGTAGGAAAGAAGCTCTGA
- a CDS encoding PHP domain-containing protein → MRKRILFHFHTNHSVDSNLMPQEIVEFAVQNQIHVLAPTDHNTIRGSREIRELANEHGIETIIGAEYSSDHGDIIGLFLQDDAYSRKASEIVQEIHGQGGLTILPHPYRSHHLTDEFLHSFDGIEVFNARLPEQLNRLAWELSVMLKKPAFFGVDAHLSDELGLVVTEIEVNKGEDLKDAVRRGFNPIALTQTTPAMIYRSKMIASAKRGTPIRYLQSMAKMLRARIKGAAL, encoded by the coding sequence ATGCGCAAAAGGATATTGTTTCATTTTCATACAAACCACTCGGTGGATTCCAATCTGATGCCGCAGGAAATCGTTGAATTCGCGGTTCAGAATCAGATTCACGTGCTTGCCCCTACCGATCACAACACCATTCGCGGCTCGCGCGAAATTCGCGAGTTGGCAAACGAACACGGAATCGAAACGATAATTGGCGCCGAGTATTCTTCCGATCACGGCGACATCATCGGTTTGTTTTTGCAGGACGACGCCTATTCACGCAAAGCTTCGGAAATTGTCCAGGAAATCCACGGTCAAGGCGGTCTGACAATCCTTCCCCATCCCTATCGCTCGCATCACCTGACTGATGAATTCCTGCATTCCTTTGACGGCATCGAAGTTTTCAACGCTCGGTTACCGGAGCAACTTAATCGTTTGGCGTGGGAATTGTCCGTCATGTTAAAGAAGCCGGCATTCTTCGGTGTGGACGCGCATCTGAGCGATGAGTTAGGTCTGGTAGTTACTGAAATCGAAGTTAACAAGGGTGAGGACTTGAAAGACGCCGTGCGCAGAGGTTTCAACCCGATTGCACTTACTCAGACTACACCGGCGATGATCTATCGGAGCAAGATGATTGCTTCCGCCAAGCGGGGCACGCCAATTCGTTACCTGCAATCTATGGCGAAAATGCTGCGCGCGCGCATCAAAGGCGCCGCTCTCTAG
- a CDS encoding DinB family protein, which yields MITQTKWIERKFSFDFPVGMAPVIVERLRGAPARIELYVAGLPREILIARVSEKWSIQEHVGHLIDLDELHDDRIGDFLAGKLELRAADITNARTSSAGHNGRDIRELATEFRKQRSRFISRVEDLKESDFERISLHPRLKLPMRLVDMLYFVAEHDDHHFSVMRNNLKQLSP from the coding sequence ATGATAACACAAACCAAGTGGATTGAACGCAAGTTCAGTTTTGACTTTCCGGTAGGAATGGCGCCAGTAATCGTCGAGCGCCTTCGCGGCGCACCGGCACGAATTGAGCTCTACGTGGCGGGCTTACCGCGGGAGATTCTGATTGCGAGGGTGTCGGAGAAATGGTCAATTCAGGAGCACGTCGGGCACTTGATCGACTTGGATGAACTGCACGATGACCGCATCGGTGACTTTCTTGCCGGGAAATTGGAATTGCGTGCCGCAGATATCACGAATGCCAGAACAAGCTCCGCCGGTCACAATGGCCGCGACATCCGAGAGTTAGCGACCGAGTTCCGCAAACAAAGGTCGAGATTCATTTCGCGCGTAGAAGATCTGAAGGAAAGCGACTTCGAGCGAATCTCTCTTCATCCCCGGCTCAAACTACCAATGCGGCTGGTTGATATGCTGTACTTCGTTGCGGAGCACGACGATCACCACTTTAGCGTGATGCGCAATAATCTGAAGCAACTTTCCCCATAG